The Primulina tabacum isolate GXHZ01 chromosome 10, ASM2559414v2, whole genome shotgun sequence region cacggactttgacgttgctgtagatagggtttgaacatttgatagctagttgttgaaccttagttgtattgaatgtatgttgtacaggacttgtaccttattttatactgatatgtatactagtatgatttccattacgttccgcattttttaaaaaaaaaattagaccatgtttattataattgattaaattatcccaatgacgattatgaacttgattagcgtccgggtccccacattcaAGCAATTGTGTGCTAGTTGTCCACAACACCAGATTCCAAAACAGCTACTAGTTCAATATTTTTATGAGGGACTCTCGCTCTTTGATAGGAACATGATTGATGCTGCGAGTGGAGGTGCATTGGTGAAAAAAACGCCTCAAGTGGCACAACTCTAATCTCCAGCATGGCTGCCAATGCACAACAGTTTGGTACTAGGCAAGACAACCCTCTACGACAAGTCAATGAGGTAAGTGTTACTCCTATCGATCAAAGGTTAGATTCTTTGACATCTCTTTTGGAAAAATTGGTTGCAGGACGGGTGCAACAGGTAAAAGCTTGTGGTGTATGTGCTATGGTGGGACATCCTACAGATATGTGTCCGTCACTACAAGAAGAACCCACGCAACAAGTTAATGCAGTCGACGGATTTCCTGGACAACCTCAACGCCGATACGATCCATATTCTAATAGCTTCAATCCAGGATGGAAAGATCACTCGAATTTCAGCTATAGGAATCAAGAAGGTCAACAGGGATATCCACAACAAAATTATCACAAACACCCGTCACCTGCGCAAGCCTCTAACTCAGGTATGTCCCTAGATGAAATTGTGAAGGCCTTAGCTGAGAACACTCAAAAATTTCAACAGGAAACGAGGGCTAGCATTCAGAATTTGAGCACTCAAGTGGGACAGTTGGAGACCTCAATTCACAAGCTGGAAGCAAAAAATTTAGGTAATATACCTTCTCAGACAGTGGTGAATCCAAAAGAGAATGTGAGTGCAATTACTTTGAGAAATTGTAAAGaattggatattcaagaaattggggTACAAGCATCAATCAAGCAAAAGGAAGAGAATGAGATAAAGGTTGAggataaaataatcaatcaagATGATGCTCCGAAAGGTAAGTTTTCTCCTCTATTTGAGTATAAACCTATTCCCCCATTCCCTCTTGCATTGAACAGGAAATGTGAAAGTATTAAGGAGTTGAATGACACTCTTTGTAGAGATGAGGTAAATATTCCTTCATTaaatgctattaaacaagtacctcgttgtgctaaaattttaaaagagttGTGTACTATAAAAAAGAAACATAAGTTGAAGTGGTGTAAAAGGGAAAAGGTAGGAGAACATGTTTCTGCTGTCATTCAAAAAAACTATTCCTATCAAATGCAGTGATCTAGGTATGTTTTCTATCCCTTGTGGCGATACTAGACTTGAAAATGCTATGTTGGATTTAGGTGCTTCTATCAATGTCATGCCTGATTCTGtttataattatttggaacTTGGACCTCTGACTGAAACGGACATTGTGATCCAGTTGGCTAATAGGTCCACTGTATATCCTAGAGGTGTAATTGAAGATGTTCTTGTGAAAGTTGAAAATTTGGTATTTCCTGCTGACTTTTATGTGCTTGACATGGAAAATGATGATTTAAACAGTCAaattttgttaggaagaccatTTTTGAAAACTTCAAAGTCTGTCATAGATGTTAATAGTGGTACTCTTACTATGGAATTTGATGGTGAGATTGTTAAGTTTAATATTTATGATACCATGAAATATCATGTTAATGAAAGCACTATTTATACCCTTGATATCGCTAATCacttgtcacaagaaaattcaaaatttgtgGATAAGAATGATTTAGAGGAGATTATTGAAAgacatgttgaaaattctaaTACTAGATTTTCCCTCTCTGATTCACAGATATCTAAAATTGAGCGAAGACTCCTCCCAGATCGACCCAAGCATGTACTcatgaaaaaaagaagaaatattCAAGGGATAGAGATTTCCAAGAAATTCAAAGAaaacatgcacatgctgaaattagctatgaaaatattcaagcGGGATAAAGTGGACAAAGTGACCATCTATGAACCACCATGAGCAACAAGAGAGAATGAATGTCGAGCATAACGACTTAAAAAAATTGCActtttgggaggcaacccaaattttagttcttgtttttttaattttattccaGTAGAGGATTTCGcacaaggcgtggccacgccttgttGAAACACCTctgctgaatttttttttttaataaaaaaaatttgtccaGTAAAGGTTTTCACACAATgcgtggccacgccttgttGAAACACCTCtgctaaatttaaaaaaaaaaaaaaaaactacaacAAATTTTCTTAAcctattttttttctctctctctcacAGCAGCCTACATCGCCTCTCTCCAAATCCCCTCTCCCATCTCGCGCAACCTTCTCCAGCATCATCGTGACCCACCGCAATAGTAGATGATGTTTCTTTACGATGCTCATCATTTTTCAGGGGAGTTCTCTAACTTTTCCtactattttatcattttagttGAGCATCTTTTTTTTTGTCATTAAGAACAATGTCAAATTTAGGTGTGGGAATTCTTGATTTGATTGTGAGAAGTTTGACTTGAAAGTgggatttttgatttttttttattttttctatttgatttttagtattttgatttaatttttttttctgcattttaaattttttaaaaaaaaagaaaaaaaaatatagtgcCGTTGTTAGTTCCAAGCACCTAGTTCATTTGTTATCTCTTTCTTCTGAATCCTGATTGCCTCCGATgcgaataaaaaaaatgatgtttTCTTTGCGTGCAATTGTTTTTGCATTCTCAgcaaaaaatttattatgagaAAATACTGATTCAAGAGGattctactatttaattatCTCACTGTTCATAGGTTAACTAATCATTTATTCACGTTATTCCAagcaattaaccttagaataatagggatagccgctaaaattcttgtgtttttcTAAATTAATTGACCAAACCCAGCATCCAGTCGAAACTTACCAATAATCaactgggcacgatagcgttccatattaattaaagacAGCATTTTATTTtcgtgaaaacagttaatcctaaaatctaacaaccgagatagctgcaattggAAGATTTAGTTCCgtcgatttatttaaattacacatgttatgatagcacaacacatctAACCTATTGCTACTCACGTACCAatcgttcatgacaattacggatcactgaattcatggttAACATtagaaaatcataaatcaaattaaattgtcagattaattgACGTATAAcattcatataattaaatcatatatcaacaaatacttgaacaaaacacaaatattaaattaaagtgcaaaaacctcacagtgataaaattaaaatagtagACTATCCCTTGAATCAGTCTAAGAAAATTAGCCTAACATAATTTGATCTACAATATCCATAAAAAATGAAtaatgaaaggaaaaaaaaatactaGAATTGTGAAGATTTTGAGAATTTTGTCTTGTGTAATCCGCCGTCACTTTTCTCGTGAATAGTGATTGTGGAAATCTTCTCTTGCGCCTCCTCCACGTGAGTAATCTttttgggtctaaatttttgCTAAAAGCCCACTAATCTTTTATTTAACCCTAAATCttaaaacattaaataatagataatatttTATCTAGATTTTCCCTCCTTGCAATTTTTGGCAGCTGAAATATCTTcacaaggcgtggccacgccttgttCCATGACCTCTTCTGGTTTGATCATTCTCTTTCAAACTCTATCTTGGAAACTTCAAATGTGATAAACATCACCTTTTTAGCTCAAATTTGCTCCAAGACCATAAAAGTTTCTCCTACAATAAAATTACaccaaaatgtgtcaattaAACATATCCGAGGTTGGAATAAtgggaaatatgaaaataaaaatactaactatTATGAGCCTATCAAAATGTTTTTGTCAACACTTTGTGGTGGATTAGGTGCATAGACAAAATGATAAGGGCATTAGGTCCAAACCATTTTATTTCGCATCATCTGAGCCGTTCTTTGAGCCTACCCTGATTCATAGACCCCTAGGAGCGAAATGAGCGAATCTTGTGAGGAGTTGTTAAATCCCATGCATTTTAATTTCTACACATTCTGATTGCAGTAATTGTTCATGGTGTTATTTTGTGAGGtgctctgaaattaaaatgtcttcttgcatgaaaaatgttttggaTAAGTAGAAGAAGCGGAAGGAGGACGAAAAATTGAGATAATGAGTTGATCTATTTTATGCTTGAGGACAAGCATCGTTTAGGTGTGGGAGATTTTGATAGGCTCATAatagttagtatttttattttcatatttcccaTTATTTCAACCTCCGATATGTTTAATTGACATATTTTGGTGTAATTTTATTGTAGGAGGAACTTTTATGGTCTTGGAGCAAATTTGAGCTAAAAAGGTGATGTTTATCATATTTGAAGTTTCCAAGATAGAGTTTGAAAGAGAATGGCCAAACCAAAAGAGGTCCTGGaacaaggcgtggccacgccttgtgACGTTATTTCAGCTGCCAAAAATTGCAAGGAGGGAAAATCTAGATAaaatattatctattattttatgttttaagaTTTAGGGTTAAATAAAAGATTAGTGGGGGCTTTTAGcaaaaatttagacccaaaaAGACTACTCACGTGGAGGAGACACGAGAGAAGATTTCCACAATCACTATTCACGAGAAAAGTGACGGCGGATTACACAAGACAAAATTCTCAAAATCTTCACAATTCtagtatttttttttcctttcattaTTCATTTTTTATGGATATTGTAGATCAAATTATGTTAGGCTAATTTTCTTAGACTGATTCAAGGGATAGTctactattttaattttatcactgtgaggtttttgcactttaatttaatatttgtgttttgttcaaatatttgttgatttatgatttaattatatgaatgTTATACGTcaattaatctgacaatttaatttgatgtatgattttctaatgctaaccatgaattcagtgatccgtaattgtcatgaacgatTGGTACGTGAGTAGCAATAGGTTagatgtgttgtgctatcataacatgtgtaatttaaataaatcgacGGAACTAAATCTTccaattgcagctatctcggttgttagattttaggattaaATGTTTTCACGAACTAAAATGTTgtctttaattaatatggaacgctatcgtgcccagttGATTATTGGTAAGTTTCGACTGGATGTTGGGTTTGGTCAATTAATTTAgaaaaacacaagaattttagcggctatccctattattctaaggttaattgctTGGAATAACGTGAATAAATGATTAGTTAACCGATGAACAGTGAGataattaaatagtagaatCCTCTTAAATCAGTATTTtctcataataaatttttttctttactcTCGTTGATTAATTTTCAATTCTAGATTCAGTAATTTTTTGCTTGGTAATTTTAGCtttggttattttatttagtatttatcAAAACAAATCCcccctttttatttttattatcaaaagaaataaatctaccgttccctgtggattcgaccctactcaccattacactcgtttttatttaaaagagtaGGAATTAATTTGTTGGTCAACGACAGCACACCAGTAAAGTAAAAATATTAGTTTGAACTTTATTCACTTTATATACACACGTATATTTTGTGtttctaatttttaataaaatatgttaacaataaatttgaaaaaaaatatattctgTAGTTGGTATCCATTATTTCTTTACTATATATTGTgagtaattttaaaaattaaggtttttcaagttaaaaaaaataataagacatgagataaaatataaaaagatAAGAATCAAACCccacttgatttgaaaacaagaaataaaaacaaaataagataaaaacaaaaataactaTTTTAGAGTAAAAATTAGAGGAGTTCAACGACTAGGATTTGTTGCAGTGGCATCAGTAACCAAACTTCTTGTAGGGGCCAAATAAAATAGAGTTGTGACCTCCAAAGCCAAGTGAATTGGAAAGAGCTACTTTTACGTCTACTCGCTCCCTCTTGGGGCCAACGAGTATGTTTGCATCCTGAGGAAGGAGCAGCATTTCGTTAATGTATCACATCAGAGAAAAGTCGAGGGGAATGGGCGAAAAAACGAATCCATACCACACCCTCATCTGGGTATTCAAGGTTGATATTTGGATGGATCCACCCAGTCTGTATGGCCTGTATGCATCACAAGAACGACATCGGTCATACGACCTGATTGTTCGGCCAGTAAAAAGACAAACTCTATAGGATAAAACACACTCCCCTAACAAGTTTGTTCATTACCAAACTACCTTAACTGTCGCCACAGCTTCCACAGCACCAGCAGCCCCCAATAGGTGACCAAGCATACATTTTGTGGAGTTTATCCGCAGctgaaaatttcagattttaaagCATTATCAACATACTTTAATAATTGACCAAGGCCTTCTCCATGCAAAGGCTGTACCAAGGCCTTCTCCATGGTATATAGTTGATGTCTTCTCTAGCTACCCCCGACTGTTGATGTCTTCTCTTGGCATTTATATGGTTGATGTCTTCTCTAGCTACCCCCGACTGTACCAAGGCCTTCTCCATGCAAAGCACAACTCCCGTCCCTTTAATTATCAAGAACAAGATTGTCTTTCATTCAACAAAAAACAGCTATTGAATCATGCTCACAAGTTCACAGAATATTGGATGACGAAATTAAATCCAGTAGGCTTGCTTATTTTCAAAGCGGGATGTTTTTATAATCTAAACAACTGTTGGACTTAGAGGCTAATGGACTTCCTATTGGGCTTGCTCCTTTTGAATGGGAAATTGGACAAGCTAGGCCTAGTAGATGCTAAGCAGGAAATGTCCCACATTGGAAAATGAACATAGCAATGGTAAGCATATATTGATTTACACTTAGTGAATATGTAAGAAAGATTGGTTAAGAAGATCTCTTGCATTTATCGGCGTAAGGTGTAACTTATGGGCTCGATTTGCAGTGGAGAAAAGCATGACTTGTGTGCAAGTGCGACATGCGTCGAATGGCGTAAGGTGTAACTCATGGGCTCGATTTGCAGTGGAGAAAAGCATGACTTGTGTGCATGTCGGACCGATTAAGGGCAAAATTTCCAATCGAAGTTGGCTtggtttttatattttttttccgGGGAAACGGTTAGCATGTTTCACAAACGTGTGTTATCTCTCATATTTCAGAATTGTTGTTGCCACCTAAAGGTCTTTGGCCTCAGTTTGTTACGTTGGTTTGGGATGGCATGCTAAAAATTCCATTCAATACCTTCCAGCTCGGTGTGTGTTCTTTTCTTTACACAGTAACCTACTGCTGCGGAGTGGTGTTTCTGGTTTGTGGAGCTTACCGTCTCTGCCCAGCGCAGCGCATATCCTGCACGAGTGTTTTCTTTTCGTTTCGACGTCGCCTGCTGCTGCTGGTATATACATTTGAAGGCTCTCAGACAGCAAACAGATGCTTGGTTGAAGTCTAATTGTAGGGACTGTCTTCTGCATACTTCAGGTATCAGATATGTGaaatatatcaattttttaTGAGTGATAACTAATAAGCATTTTCATACAACGATCAGCTTTTTTATGAGTGATAACTAATAAGCAAATACCTCCGTTTACACCATTCGCCAAGgaaacataaatatacaaaaacTTCAAACATATGCGTATACATTATAAGAAGTTCCCATCTTCTTCCCTTAATTACCAGATCAATCTTATGAAtcaaacataaatatacaaaactGATCAGCTACAGTGACGACAATACAGAGACACATCAAGTTTTCCAATGCAGGAGAAGACAACAAATAAACTTCCAAAGTCAACCCATACAACACCAGAGTCAAGAGAGATTTGAGTTATACAACTCCTGAACAAAGTCATGAAGATCAAAAGCATGCTCCCTGAATCTataatctttattttcttgTCCCTTTCACTGTCATTTGCTGGTCATCCCCTTTCCAATGTAGCAAAACCTGGCTGCGAAGCCAAGTGCGGAGATATAAGTGTTCCGTTCCCTTTCGGCATTGGCAACAACTCAGGCTGCTCCATAGGCCTCTGGTTTGACATGAATTGTGATAATTCTGTCACCCCGCCTAAACTCATGATTACATCATCTAGTCTTGAAGTTGTCAACATATCTGACAACGAAATACAGATAAAAAACTCGGTCTCTGAAGTATGCTACTCAAAATCAGGCAATATCACTAGGCAGAACACGGCAAAATTCGACCTGACAGGGTCCCCCTACAGCTTTTCTGAGTACAATAGATTTACAGCAGTGGGTTGCGACGATGTTGCTATGATTATTAACACCAACAACATGAACTTAACCAGCCAATGTTCTTCAGTTTGTTTacatcatgattatttatttgacGGATATTGTACTGGAATTGGTTGTTGTCAAACTCTGATTCCAAAATGTTTAAAGAATATTACCTTGGAACTCACGAGTTTGAAAGATCATACAAAAGTTTGGACTTTTGATGCTTGTGGGTACGCTTTTCTTGGGAATCATGAGGTGTTTAAGTTTCGGGTTTCGGATTTCTCGGATGAGAATTTTAAGAACAGGACAATCCAAGAAGTCCCTATTGTACTTGATTGGGCATTTGGGGGTGGGAATTGTCAGGAAGCCGAGAAATCTGCTAATTTTGCTTGTAAAGAAAATagtgtttgcattgattcaAACACGGGTCTTGGCGGATACCGATGTAATTCCGCAGCCGGATATGAAGGCAATCCGTATCTTAGTCCAGGCTGCACAGGTTAGTTTATATTTCTCTAATTGTTGTATAAATATACTCTTCTAGTAAGACATGGCCCTGATTTGCAAGATACAAAACAAAATATGATGTGCTCTTATCTTGATTTTTTTCACTATTTGCATGTTACCAGTTGCTTGCTTCTCCTATTTACTATACATTTCAATATATAGCTTTATTCAAGAAACATAAAGTTCCCCAATTGGTTCACAAGTCTCTACCCCAAAGTACTGATGGAGATACGAGCTATGACAgcaataaaaaaacaataactTGCTTTTATTGTCTcttcaaattaattaatttccaTAATCCTAGCTAACTCTGTGTTTAAGTTTCAATAGCTAGCTCTTTCCCATTTTAAACATCCGAGTCTATAACAAGGGATGCACCTGATCGAGTGTTCATGTCAGCTGTTAGGTCTCCGTGTTTGCGGCGTAGACGTTGCCATAAGAAGACGAGATCTGCATTTTATGTGTTTGAGAAATGTATAAAGATCAAGACACACCAAATTAAAAGGGATTAATGATGATGTaattttgtaaataaaaaaaaaaactattttagaTCTAATTAAATATAAGTGACTTTTCAAAGAATCTCTGATCGATGAGCTTAATCCGGCAGGCCATGCCGTGCACCTGCCATTATATATATTGTTCGATAAATCAAGTAATTCACAAAATTTGTAGTGTTCTGCTACTTTCTTGAAAGGGTACAATAAAACAACTGTATAATGGAGGAGTACTTTACCTTAATGAAGGACAAATTAAAAGGTTGCTCAAGTTGATTGAGCATCTTAAATATTAATgtactttgtttttttttctaagACTTATTTTTCATTAAGATTGACAAAACAAGAGAAATTTCAATTATCGACCATTCGCTGTACATTTGGCCAATGCCTTGACCTCGGCATTCTGTGTACGTAATCTCAAACTTGTAGGCGACAAGTTCAATCACGTAGATATGTATTTTCAGAATAAATTAGTTAGTAACAtcaaaaaataatgaaattatgtaaaaaaaaattaaaataaaaaatgccTTGAAAATGATATAAGAAAAGCATTTTGTTTGATAGatatgtttattgatttttattttgtgTTTAAACAAAATATGTCTCATTATATTCTTAGGTCGAGGTTGCACAGGCCTAGCTACATAAAGGGAACTGTCATAGAAAATTAATCATCTAAATTTTTTGATCTCTATGCTAACATGCATGCTTGAGATTTTAGCATATTGAAGACAAATCGATATACGTATGTTACAAAAGAAGTTTGGGGTTGAGTTCGACTACAAGTTTTCGTTA contains the following coding sequences:
- the LOC142504895 gene encoding uncharacterized protein LOC142504895, which codes for MAANAQQFGTRQDNPLRQVNEVSVTPIDQRLDSLTSLLEKLVAGRVQQVKACGVCAMVGHPTDMCPSLQEEPTQQVNAVDGFPGQPQRRYDPYSNSFNPGWKDHSNFSYRNQEGQQGYPQQNYHKHPSPAQASNSGMSLDEIVKALAENTQKFQQETRASIQNLSTQVGQLETSIHKLEAKNLGNIPSQTVVNPKENVSAITLRNCKELDIQEIGVQASIKQKEENEIKVEDKIINQDDAPKGASINVMPDSVYNYLELGPLTETDIVIQLANRSTVYPRGVIEDVLVKVENLVFPADFYVLDMENDDLNSQILLGRPFLKTSKSVIDVNSGTLTMEFDGEIVKFNIYDTMKYHVNESTIYTLDIANHLSQENSKFVDKNDLEEIIERHVENSNTRFSLSDSQISKIERRLLPDRPKHVLMKKRRNIQGIEISKKFKENMHMLKLAMKIFKRDKVDKVTIYEPP
- the LOC142504806 gene encoding 3-oxoacyl-[acyl-carrier-protein] synthase II, chloroplastic-like, whose product is MLGHLLGAAGAVEAVATVKAIQTGWIHPNINLEYPDEGVDANILVGPKRERVDVKVALSNSLGFGGHNSILFGPYKKFGY